A part of Colius striatus isolate bColStr4 chromosome 13, bColStr4.1.hap1, whole genome shotgun sequence genomic DNA contains:
- the P2RY4 gene encoding P2Y purinoceptor 4: protein MATSGRTFPVALWTSTPTPWPGGNTTAVEEEKCVFDEEFKFILLPISYGFVFVVGLPLNSWALWIFVSRMRPWNATTTYMFNLAVSDTLYVLSLPTLVYYYADRNNWPFGEGLCKIVRFLFYANLYSSILLLTCISVHRYMGICHPIRSLKWAKTKHARFICVGAWLIVTVCLIPNLVFVTTSIKDNTTLCHDTTKPEEFDHYVHYSSSVMALLFGVPFLVIVLCYCLMAKRLCKPSFPSPSTRTPSYKKRSIKMIIIVLTVFAICFVPFHVTRTLYYTSRYFQATCHTLNIVNFTYKITRPLASINSCLDPILYFMAGDKYRGRLRRGPGQRLRPVPTCELALVSPSMDNLTSGSHSASDS from the coding sequence ATGGCCACTTCAGGGAGGACGTTCCCAGTTGCCCTGTGGACATCGACTCCGACTCCCTGGCCGGGAGGAAACACCACAGCTGTGGAAGAGGAGAAGTGCGTCTTCGACGAGGAGTTCAAGttcatcctgctgcccatctcCTACGGCTTCGTGTTCGTGGTGGGGCTGCCCCTCAACTCCTGGGCCCTGTGGATATTCGTCTCCAGGATGAGGCCCTGGAACGCCACCACCACCTACATGTTCAACCTGGCCGTCTCCGACACACTCTAcgtcctctccctccccaccctgGTCTACTATTACGCCGACCGCAACAACTGGCCCTTCGGGGAGGGGCTCTGCAAGATTGTGCGCTTCCTCTTCTACGCCAACCTCTACAGCAGCATCCTGCTCCTGACCTGCATCAGCGTCCACCGCTACATGGGCATCTGCCACCCCATCCGCTCCCTCAAGTGGGCGAAGACCAAGCACGCCCGCTTCATCTGCGTGGGGGCCTGGCTCATCGTCACCGTCTGCCTCATCCCCAACCTCGTCTTTGTCACCACCAGCATCAAGGACAACACCACCCTGTGCCACGACACCACCAAGCCCGAGGAGTTCGACCACTACGTGCACTACAGCTCCTCCGTCATGGCCCTCCTCTTCGGGGTGCCCTTCCTGGTGATAGTGCTGTGCTACTGCCTGATGGCCAAGAGACTCTGCAAGCCCAGCTTCCCGAGCCCCAGCACCCGCACGCCCTCCTACAAGAAGCGCTCCATCAAGATGATCATCATCGTGCTCACCGTCTTCGCCATCTGCTTCGTGCCCTTCCACGTCACCCGCACCCTCTACTACACCTCCCGCTACTTCCAGGCCACCTGCCACACCCTCAACATCGTCAACTTCACCTACAAGATCACTCGGCCCCTGGCCAGCATCAACAGCTGCCTCGACCCCATCTTGTACTTCATGGCTGGGGACAAGTACCGGGGGCGGCTGCGCCGGGGACCCGGCCAGCGCCTGCGGCCCGTGCCCACGTGCGAGCTGGCCCTGGTGTCTCCCTCCATGGACAACCTCACGAGTGGCAGCCACAGTGCCAGTGACAGCTGA
- the LOC104564157 gene encoding phosphatidylinositol 3,4,5-trisphosphate 5-phosphatase 2 isoform X2, protein MAAASWYHRDISRVVAEELLAKAGRDGCFLVRDSESVAGAYALCLLFQRHVHTYRILPDDEGLLSVQTIQGIQAKCFRTLPDLIGAYQQPNNGLVTPLLYPVLRARQAANEDSEGEDGQGAGHVASAGPAGTASVGTWLSAPVTGRTHISQQLHQRLQEQVHSSPDSDFTGFMAEYLNHHLQLDLEALRHGHPQLRHLSTALVTACRALHSEIDSTLAGLETLARVFDPPMSPRSTAREQGLLTSDPDLELLLNKISTVNHLLSSLEKKVLKSLQETVLRHNLAMPSVAAAPSPTAKPLAVQSFEVKVGKSQRTTTLTVDVESGTVAITKRGSGSPEETIPQDKILQLIKYQSVQSKVRLVYDREPQRSLSRDFIFPSARKREAFCQLLQLVKIQHSNLDEPDLISVYIGTWNMGSTPPPRSLASWLMSRGLGRTQDETTACIPHDIYVIGTQENSLGDREWVEFLRASLKTLMAIDYRVVALQCLWSIKMVVLVKPEHERRISHVHTSSVKTGIANTLGNKGAVGVSFLFNGTSFGFVNCHLASGSEKTHRRNQNYSDILRSLVLGDKRLGAFDLTLRFTHLFWFGDLNYRLDMDVQDILAHLTKKEFEALLAVDQLNLEREKNKVFLRFSEGDICFPPTYRYERGSRDTYSWQKFKPTGVRINVPSWCDRILWKSHPETHVVCNSYGCTDDIVTSDHSPVFATFEVGVTSQFVPKKAPSSGTEPQACIEWESIEAIVRTSSRSKCYIEFHSYCLEEAQRSRDNTSQSCDIPGFLRLGWSAKHLPVLNPILPDLEYLRDQHLLLSIKGVESCESYEWISFEEEDGEPVPDTPPCPRPPLQRRRSRPRSLPEPTAGFTNPAYFIFEGVPQLPAPSQAPAERPQSPRPQSPRPHSPRMARVPSPSQEERCGGWSHCVPAPGQLLSPPGLGRQQRPKSAVLERAAAGPGDCSLTALHMAACLSQLERAAAGHGGDGARPLLCHSHGALEPPRPMGTRGARQHGHPTEWPCDKDEWSRSAGECLSQLGLQQGEEGLQKHGWDSMEIFRYPQASSCGLRVPGRALHLAGEERDITERDLEATVLSLSHPQLTHGTFGEATAVSLPWRPDLRPNT, encoded by the exons ATGGCGGCAGCCAGCTGGTACCACCGGGACATCAGCCGGGTGGTGGCCGAGGAGCTGCTGGCCAAGGCCGGGCGGGACGGATGCTTCCTGGTGCGGGACAGCGAGTCGGTCGCGGGGGCTTATGCCCTCTGCCTGCT GTTCCAACGGCACGTCCACACCTACCGCATCCTCCCCGATGACGAGGGGCTGCTCTCTGTCCAG ACCATCCAGGGCATCCAGGCCAAGTGTTTCCGCACCCTTCCCGACCTGATCGGTGCCTACCAGCAGCCCAACAACGGGCTGGTGACCCCCCTGCTCTACCCTGTGCTCCGGGCCAGGCAGGCGGCCAACGAGGACTCAG AGGGTGAGGATGGCCAAGGTGCTGGGCACGTGGCAAGCGCGGGCCCGGCCGGGACAGCCAGCGTGGGCACGTGGCTCAGCGCTCCCGTCACCGGCCGCACACACATCTCACAGCAGCTGCaccagaggctgcaggagcaggtccaCAGCAG CCCAGACAGCGACTTCACGGGCTTCATGGCCGAGTACCTGAACCACCACCTGCAGCTGGACCTGGAGGCCCTGCGCCACGGGCACCCGCAGCTGCGGCACCTCAGCACCGCGCTGGTCACCGCCTGCCGCGCGCTGCACAG TGAGATCGACTCCACACTGGCGGGTCTGGAGACGCTGGCCAGAGTGTTTgacccccccatgtcccctcgcAGCACAGCCAGAGAGCAG GGCCTCCTGACCAGCGATCCAGATCTTGAGCTGCTCCTCAACAAGATATCTACTGTCAACCATCTCCTCTCTTCTTTGGAGAAGAAG GTGCTAAAGTCACTGCAAGAGACAGTGTTGAGGCACAACCTGGCAATGCCTAGCGTGGCAGCGGCCCCCTCACCCACCGCCAAGCCCCTGGCTGTGCAGAGCTTTGAG GTGAAGGTGGGGAAGTCGCAGCGGACAACCACCCTGACGGTGGACGTAGAGTCGGGCACGGTGGCCATCACCAAGAGGGGCAGTGGGTCCCCGGAGGAGACCATCCCTCAGGACAAGA TCCTGCAGCTGATCAAGTACCAGAGCGTGCAGAGCAAGGTGAGGCTGGTGTACGACCGCGAGCCGCAGAGGAGCCTGAGCAGAGACTTCATCTTCCCCAGTGCTCGG AAGCGGGAGGCCTTttgccagctgctgcagctggtgaaGATCCAGCACTCCAATCTGGACGAGCCCGACCTCATCTCGGTGTACATCGGGACATGGAACATGG gcagcaCACCGCCACCCCGCTCCCTCGCCTCCTGGCTGATGTCCCGGGGCCTGGGCCGCACGCAGGATGAGACCACTGCCTGCATCCCCCACGACATCTACGTCATCGGCACCCAGGAGAACTCCCTGGGCGACCGCGAGTGGGTCGAGTTCCTCCGCGCGTCTCTCAAGACCCTGATGGCCATCGACTACCGAGTG GTCGCCCTGCAGTGCCTCTGGAGCATCAAGATGGTGGTGCTGGTGAAGCCCGAGCACGAGCGGCGCATCAGCCACGTCCACACCTCCAGCGTGAAAACCGGCATCGCCAACACGCTGG GGAACAAGGGAGCTGTGGGTGTTTCCTTCCTCTTTAATGGGACCTCCTTCGGCTTCGTCAACTGCCACCTGGCCTCAGGCAGCGAGAAAACCCACAG ACGGAACCAGAACTACAGTGACATCCTGCGCTCCCTGGTCCTGGGCGACAAGCGGCTCGGGGCCTTCGACCTCACCCTGCGCTTCACTCACCTCTTCTGGTTCGGGGACCTCAACTACCGCCTGGACATGGACGTGCAG GACATCCTCGCCCACCTAACCAAGAAGGAGTTTGAAGCCCTCCTGGCTGTCGACCAGCTCAACCTGGAGCGGGAGAAGAACAAGGTGTTCCTGCGCTTCA GTGAGGGTGACATCTGCTTCCCACCCACGTACCGGTACGAGCGGGGCTCCCGGGACACCTACAGCTGGCAGAAGTTCAAGCCCACGGGG GTGCGGATCAATGTCCCCTCGTGGTGCGACCGCATCCTGTGGAAGTCACACCCAGAGACCCACGTGGTCTGCAACTCCTATG GCTGCACCGATGACATCGTGACCAGCGACCACTCGCCCGTCTTTGCCACCTTTGAGGTGGGAGTGACGTCGCAGTTTGTACCCAAGAAGG CTCCCAGCTCCGGCACTGAGCCCCAGGCCTGCATCGAGTGGGAGAGCATCGAGGCCATCGTGAGGACCTCCAGCCGCAGCAAGTGCTACATCGAGTTCCACTCCTACTGCCTGGAGG aggctcaGAGGAGCAGGGACAACACCTCCCAGAGCTGTGACATCCCCGGCTTCCTCAGGCTGGGCTGGTCTGCAAAGCATCTGCCCGTG CTGAACCCCATCCTGCCAGACCTGGAGTACCTGAGGGACCAGCACCTGCTCCTCAGCATCAAGGGAGTGGAGAGCTGCGAGTCCTACG AGTGGATCAGCTTTGAGGAAGAGGATGGCGAGCCGGTGCCAGACACCCCGCCGTGCCCCAGGCCACCGCTGCAGCGCCGCAG GAGCCGGCCCCGCAGCCTCCCGGAGCCCACCGCCGGCTTCACCAACCCGGCCTACTTCATCTTCGAGGGGGTGCCGCAGCTGCCGGCCCCCAGCCAAGCACCGGCCGAGCGGCCCCAGAGCCCACGGCCCCAGAGCCCGCGGCCCCACAGCCCCCGCATGGCGCGGGTCCCGTCGCCCTCCCAGGAGGAGCGGTGTGGCGGCTGGTCCCACTGTGTGCCGGCCCCtgggcagctcctcagccccCCCGGCCTGGGCCGGCAGCAGAGGCCCAAATCGGCCGTGCTGGAGAgagccgcggcggggccgggcgacTGCTCGCTGACGGCCCTGCACATGGCGGCCTGCCTGAGCCAGCTGGagcgggcggccgcggggcaCGGCGGGGACGGAGCAAGGCCCCTCCTGTGCCACAGCCACGGAGCCCTGGAGCCGCCCCGGCCGATGGGCACGCGGGGTGCTCGCCAGCATGGCCACCCCACAGAG TGGCCCTGTGACAAGGACGAGTGGTCTCGCAGCGCCGGTGAGTGCCTGAGCCAGCTTGGCTTGCAGCAGggtgaggaagggctgcagaaGCATGGCTGGGACAGCATGGAGATCTTCAGGTACCCTCAGGCCAGCTCCTGTGGCCTCAGAGTccctggcagagccctgcaccttgcaggagaggagag AGACATCACAGAGCGGGACCTGGAGGCCACAGTGCTCAGCCTGAGCCATCCCCAGCTCACTCATGGCACATTCGGTGAGGCCACGGCTGTGAGCCTGCCGTGGAGACCTGACCTCAGACCCAACACCTAG
- the LOC104564157 gene encoding phosphatidylinositol 3,4,5-trisphosphate 5-phosphatase 2 isoform X1, which translates to MAAASWYHRDISRVVAEELLAKAGRDGCFLVRDSESVAGAYALCLLFQRHVHTYRILPDDEGLLSVQTIQGIQAKCFRTLPDLIGAYQQPNNGLVTPLLYPVLRARQAANEDSEGEDGQGAGHVASAGPAGTASVGTWLSAPVTGRTHISQQLHQRLQEQVHSSPDSDFTGFMAEYLNHHLQLDLEALRHGHPQLRHLSTALVTACRALHSEIDSTLAGLETLARVFDPPMSPRSTAREQGLLTSDPDLELLLNKISTVNHLLSSLEKKVLKSLQETVLRHNLAMPSVAAAPSPTAKPLAVQSFEVKVGKSQRTTTLTVDVESGTVAITKRGSGSPEETIPQDKILQLIKYQSVQSKVRLVYDREPQRSLSRDFIFPSARKREAFCQLLQLVKIQHSNLDEPDLISVYIGTWNMGSTPPPRSLASWLMSRGLGRTQDETTACIPHDIYVIGTQENSLGDREWVEFLRASLKTLMAIDYRVVALQCLWSIKMVVLVKPEHERRISHVHTSSVKTGIANTLGNKGAVGVSFLFNGTSFGFVNCHLASGSEKTHRRNQNYSDILRSLVLGDKRLGAFDLTLRFTHLFWFGDLNYRLDMDVQDILAHLTKKEFEALLAVDQLNLEREKNKVFLRFSEGDICFPPTYRYERGSRDTYSWQKFKPTGVRINVPSWCDRILWKSHPETHVVCNSYGCTDDIVTSDHSPVFATFEVGVTSQFVPKKAPSSGTEPQACIEWESIEAIVRTSSRSKCYIEFHSYCLEEAQRSRDNTSQSCDIPGFLRLGWSAKHLPVLNPILPDLEYLRDQHLLLSIKGVESCESYGECCIAMRSMLGSMAQQFETFLFHRGEETGSIRGWMRVRVPKGRRSTRERLYEWISFEEEDGEPVPDTPPCPRPPLQRRRSRPRSLPEPTAGFTNPAYFIFEGVPQLPAPSQAPAERPQSPRPQSPRPHSPRMARVPSPSQEERCGGWSHCVPAPGQLLSPPGLGRQQRPKSAVLERAAAGPGDCSLTALHMAACLSQLERAAAGHGGDGARPLLCHSHGALEPPRPMGTRGARQHGHPTEWPCDKDEWSRSAGECLSQLGLQQGEEGLQKHGWDSMEIFRYPQASSCGLRVPGRALHLAGEERDITERDLEATVLSLSHPQLTHGTFGEATAVSLPWRPDLRPNT; encoded by the exons ATGGCGGCAGCCAGCTGGTACCACCGGGACATCAGCCGGGTGGTGGCCGAGGAGCTGCTGGCCAAGGCCGGGCGGGACGGATGCTTCCTGGTGCGGGACAGCGAGTCGGTCGCGGGGGCTTATGCCCTCTGCCTGCT GTTCCAACGGCACGTCCACACCTACCGCATCCTCCCCGATGACGAGGGGCTGCTCTCTGTCCAG ACCATCCAGGGCATCCAGGCCAAGTGTTTCCGCACCCTTCCCGACCTGATCGGTGCCTACCAGCAGCCCAACAACGGGCTGGTGACCCCCCTGCTCTACCCTGTGCTCCGGGCCAGGCAGGCGGCCAACGAGGACTCAG AGGGTGAGGATGGCCAAGGTGCTGGGCACGTGGCAAGCGCGGGCCCGGCCGGGACAGCCAGCGTGGGCACGTGGCTCAGCGCTCCCGTCACCGGCCGCACACACATCTCACAGCAGCTGCaccagaggctgcaggagcaggtccaCAGCAG CCCAGACAGCGACTTCACGGGCTTCATGGCCGAGTACCTGAACCACCACCTGCAGCTGGACCTGGAGGCCCTGCGCCACGGGCACCCGCAGCTGCGGCACCTCAGCACCGCGCTGGTCACCGCCTGCCGCGCGCTGCACAG TGAGATCGACTCCACACTGGCGGGTCTGGAGACGCTGGCCAGAGTGTTTgacccccccatgtcccctcgcAGCACAGCCAGAGAGCAG GGCCTCCTGACCAGCGATCCAGATCTTGAGCTGCTCCTCAACAAGATATCTACTGTCAACCATCTCCTCTCTTCTTTGGAGAAGAAG GTGCTAAAGTCACTGCAAGAGACAGTGTTGAGGCACAACCTGGCAATGCCTAGCGTGGCAGCGGCCCCCTCACCCACCGCCAAGCCCCTGGCTGTGCAGAGCTTTGAG GTGAAGGTGGGGAAGTCGCAGCGGACAACCACCCTGACGGTGGACGTAGAGTCGGGCACGGTGGCCATCACCAAGAGGGGCAGTGGGTCCCCGGAGGAGACCATCCCTCAGGACAAGA TCCTGCAGCTGATCAAGTACCAGAGCGTGCAGAGCAAGGTGAGGCTGGTGTACGACCGCGAGCCGCAGAGGAGCCTGAGCAGAGACTTCATCTTCCCCAGTGCTCGG AAGCGGGAGGCCTTttgccagctgctgcagctggtgaaGATCCAGCACTCCAATCTGGACGAGCCCGACCTCATCTCGGTGTACATCGGGACATGGAACATGG gcagcaCACCGCCACCCCGCTCCCTCGCCTCCTGGCTGATGTCCCGGGGCCTGGGCCGCACGCAGGATGAGACCACTGCCTGCATCCCCCACGACATCTACGTCATCGGCACCCAGGAGAACTCCCTGGGCGACCGCGAGTGGGTCGAGTTCCTCCGCGCGTCTCTCAAGACCCTGATGGCCATCGACTACCGAGTG GTCGCCCTGCAGTGCCTCTGGAGCATCAAGATGGTGGTGCTGGTGAAGCCCGAGCACGAGCGGCGCATCAGCCACGTCCACACCTCCAGCGTGAAAACCGGCATCGCCAACACGCTGG GGAACAAGGGAGCTGTGGGTGTTTCCTTCCTCTTTAATGGGACCTCCTTCGGCTTCGTCAACTGCCACCTGGCCTCAGGCAGCGAGAAAACCCACAG ACGGAACCAGAACTACAGTGACATCCTGCGCTCCCTGGTCCTGGGCGACAAGCGGCTCGGGGCCTTCGACCTCACCCTGCGCTTCACTCACCTCTTCTGGTTCGGGGACCTCAACTACCGCCTGGACATGGACGTGCAG GACATCCTCGCCCACCTAACCAAGAAGGAGTTTGAAGCCCTCCTGGCTGTCGACCAGCTCAACCTGGAGCGGGAGAAGAACAAGGTGTTCCTGCGCTTCA GTGAGGGTGACATCTGCTTCCCACCCACGTACCGGTACGAGCGGGGCTCCCGGGACACCTACAGCTGGCAGAAGTTCAAGCCCACGGGG GTGCGGATCAATGTCCCCTCGTGGTGCGACCGCATCCTGTGGAAGTCACACCCAGAGACCCACGTGGTCTGCAACTCCTATG GCTGCACCGATGACATCGTGACCAGCGACCACTCGCCCGTCTTTGCCACCTTTGAGGTGGGAGTGACGTCGCAGTTTGTACCCAAGAAGG CTCCCAGCTCCGGCACTGAGCCCCAGGCCTGCATCGAGTGGGAGAGCATCGAGGCCATCGTGAGGACCTCCAGCCGCAGCAAGTGCTACATCGAGTTCCACTCCTACTGCCTGGAGG aggctcaGAGGAGCAGGGACAACACCTCCCAGAGCTGTGACATCCCCGGCTTCCTCAGGCTGGGCTGGTCTGCAAAGCATCTGCCCGTG CTGAACCCCATCCTGCCAGACCTGGAGTACCTGAGGGACCAGCACCTGCTCCTCAGCATCAAGGGAGTGGAGAGCTGCGAGTCCTACG GCGAGTGCTGCATCGCCATGAGGTCGATGCTGGGCAGCATGGCCCAGCAGTTCGAGACCTTCCTCTTCCACCGTGGCGAGGAGACGGGCTCCATCCGCGGCTGGATGAGGGTGCGGGTGCCCAAGGGCAGGCGCAGCACCCGCGAGAGGCTCTACG AGTGGATCAGCTTTGAGGAAGAGGATGGCGAGCCGGTGCCAGACACCCCGCCGTGCCCCAGGCCACCGCTGCAGCGCCGCAG GAGCCGGCCCCGCAGCCTCCCGGAGCCCACCGCCGGCTTCACCAACCCGGCCTACTTCATCTTCGAGGGGGTGCCGCAGCTGCCGGCCCCCAGCCAAGCACCGGCCGAGCGGCCCCAGAGCCCACGGCCCCAGAGCCCGCGGCCCCACAGCCCCCGCATGGCGCGGGTCCCGTCGCCCTCCCAGGAGGAGCGGTGTGGCGGCTGGTCCCACTGTGTGCCGGCCCCtgggcagctcctcagccccCCCGGCCTGGGCCGGCAGCAGAGGCCCAAATCGGCCGTGCTGGAGAgagccgcggcggggccgggcgacTGCTCGCTGACGGCCCTGCACATGGCGGCCTGCCTGAGCCAGCTGGagcgggcggccgcggggcaCGGCGGGGACGGAGCAAGGCCCCTCCTGTGCCACAGCCACGGAGCCCTGGAGCCGCCCCGGCCGATGGGCACGCGGGGTGCTCGCCAGCATGGCCACCCCACAGAG TGGCCCTGTGACAAGGACGAGTGGTCTCGCAGCGCCGGTGAGTGCCTGAGCCAGCTTGGCTTGCAGCAGggtgaggaagggctgcagaaGCATGGCTGGGACAGCATGGAGATCTTCAGGTACCCTCAGGCCAGCTCCTGTGGCCTCAGAGTccctggcagagccctgcaccttgcaggagaggagag AGACATCACAGAGCGGGACCTGGAGGCCACAGTGCTCAGCCTGAGCCATCCCCAGCTCACTCATGGCACATTCGGTGAGGCCACGGCTGTGAGCCTGCCGTGGAGACCTGACCTCAGACCCAACACCTAG